A single Streptomyces sannanensis DNA region contains:
- a CDS encoding ABC transporter substrate-binding protein codes for MRRATHARWAVCAVAVALAATACGGGAGGGTSPGVVSASWGDPQNPLEPANTNEVQGGTVLDMIFRGLKRYDPATGKAQNMLAEKIESKDASEFAITVKPRWTFSNGEKVTARSFVDAWNYGAQLKNNQRNAPFFSQIEGYDQVHPESGRPTAETLSGLKVTGEHTFTVKLSQKFSSWPDTLGYAAFAPLPRAFFDNHKAWLAKPIGNGPYVVNSYTRGFQMSLRKWDAYPGEDKARNDGIDLRVYTDSNTAYTDLTAGNLDLVNDIPASQLKYVEADLGGRYINTPAGIIQTLAFPFYDPKWNKPGVEKVRTGLSMAINRDQITKTIFRHTRIPAGDWTSPVLGVAGGFKKGLCGEACTYDPVKAKKLITEGGGIPGGQLKISYNADTGSHREWVDAVCNSINNALGDEQACVGNPIGTFADFRNQISRHKMPGPFRAGWQMDYPLIQNFLQPLYYTNASSNDGKWSDKEFDRLVDQANAETDKAKAVRTFQEAEKVVRDQMAAIPLWYQNGSAGYSARITHVELNPFSVPVYNQIKVK; via the coding sequence ATGCGCCGAGCCACGCACGCCAGATGGGCCGTATGCGCGGTGGCCGTCGCCCTCGCGGCGACGGCCTGCGGCGGCGGTGCCGGCGGTGGCACCAGTCCCGGGGTGGTGAGCGCCTCCTGGGGCGACCCGCAGAATCCGCTCGAACCCGCGAACACCAACGAGGTGCAGGGTGGCACGGTCCTGGACATGATCTTCCGCGGTCTCAAACGGTACGACCCGGCAACCGGCAAGGCGCAGAACATGCTCGCCGAGAAGATCGAGTCCAAGGACGCGAGCGAATTCGCCATCACGGTCAAGCCCCGATGGACCTTCTCCAACGGCGAGAAGGTCACCGCGCGGTCCTTCGTGGACGCCTGGAACTACGGCGCACAACTGAAGAACAATCAGAGGAACGCGCCCTTCTTCAGCCAGATCGAGGGATACGACCAGGTCCACCCCGAGTCCGGCCGGCCGACCGCCGAGACCCTGAGCGGACTGAAGGTCACCGGCGAGCACACCTTCACGGTCAAGCTCAGCCAGAAGTTCTCGAGCTGGCCCGACACCCTGGGCTATGCCGCCTTCGCCCCGCTGCCCAGGGCGTTCTTCGACAACCACAAGGCCTGGCTGGCCAAGCCCATCGGCAACGGTCCCTACGTCGTGAACTCGTACACCAGGGGCTTCCAGATGTCCCTGCGCAAGTGGGACGCCTACCCGGGGGAGGACAAGGCCCGGAACGACGGCATCGACCTCAGGGTCTACACGGACAGCAACACCGCATACACCGACCTCACGGCCGGCAACCTCGACCTGGTCAACGACATCCCCGCCTCCCAGCTCAAGTACGTCGAGGCCGACCTCGGCGGCCGCTACATCAACACCCCGGCCGGCATCATCCAGACGCTGGCCTTCCCCTTCTACGACCCGAAGTGGAACAAGCCCGGCGTCGAGAAGGTCCGCACCGGCCTGTCCATGGCGATCAACCGTGACCAGATCACCAAGACGATCTTCCGGCACACCCGCATTCCGGCCGGTGACTGGACCTCTCCGGTGCTCGGCGTGGCCGGCGGCTTCAAGAAGGGGCTGTGCGGTGAGGCCTGTACCTACGACCCGGTGAAGGCCAAGAAGCTGATCACCGAGGGCGGCGGGATCCCCGGCGGTCAGCTGAAGATCTCCTACAACGCCGACACCGGCTCCCACCGGGAGTGGGTCGATGCGGTTTGCAACAGCATCAACAACGCCCTCGGCGATGAGCAGGCCTGCGTCGGCAATCCGATCGGCACCTTCGCGGACTTCCGCAACCAGATCAGCCGGCACAAGATGCCCGGACCGTTCCGGGCCGGCTGGCAGATGGACTATCCGCTGATCCAGAACTTCCTGCAGCCGCTCTACTACACCAACGCCTCCTCCAATGACGGCAAGTGGTCCGACAAGGAGTTCGACAGGCTCGTCGACCAGGCCAACGCCGAGACCGACAAGGCCAAGGCGGTGCGGACGTTCCAGGAGGCCGAGAAGGTCGTACGCGACCAGATGGCCGCCATCCCGCTCTGGTACCAGAACGGCAGCGCCGGCTACTCCGCCCGGATCACCCATGTGGAGCTGAACCCGTTCAGCGTGCCCGTCTACAACCAGATCAAGGTGAAGTGA
- a CDS encoding ABC transporter permease, producing MGHYVIRRLLQMIPVFFGTTLLIFLMVNVMGDPIAGLCGEKQCDPATVAQLRKEFGLDKPTWQQYVTYMGNLFTGDFGTAFNGQPVTELMSTAFPVTFRLTLVAIVFEIVIGIALGVVTGLRRGRPVDTGVLLLTLVVISIPTFVIGLLLQLLLGVKWGVIKPAVSPEAPVDELIVPGLVLASVSLAYVTRLTRTSIAENRRADYVRTAIAKGLPRRRVTTRHLLRNSLIPVVTFIGTDVGFLMGGAIVTERIFNIHGVGYQLYQGILRQNTQTVVGFVTVLVLIFLLANLVVDLLYAVLDPRIRYV from the coding sequence ATGGGACATTATGTGATCCGGCGTCTGCTGCAGATGATCCCGGTCTTCTTCGGCACCACGCTGCTGATCTTCCTTATGGTGAATGTGATGGGCGACCCCATCGCGGGCCTCTGCGGCGAGAAGCAGTGCGATCCCGCGACCGTCGCCCAGCTGCGCAAGGAGTTCGGCCTCGACAAGCCCACATGGCAGCAATACGTGACCTACATGGGCAATCTCTTCACCGGTGACTTCGGCACGGCCTTCAACGGGCAGCCGGTCACCGAGCTGATGTCCACAGCCTTCCCGGTCACCTTCCGGCTGACGCTCGTCGCCATCGTCTTCGAGATCGTCATCGGCATCGCCCTGGGTGTGGTCACCGGACTGCGCCGCGGCCGTCCGGTCGACACCGGCGTGCTGCTGCTGACGCTCGTGGTCATCTCGATCCCGACCTTCGTCATCGGGCTGCTGCTCCAGCTGCTGCTCGGCGTGAAGTGGGGCGTCATCAAACCGGCCGTGTCCCCCGAGGCACCGGTCGACGAGCTGATCGTCCCTGGGCTCGTGCTCGCCTCCGTGTCTCTGGCCTATGTCACCCGGCTGACCAGGACCTCCATTGCCGAGAACCGCCGCGCCGACTATGTGCGCACTGCCATCGCCAAGGGCCTGCCCCGGCGCCGGGTGACCACCCGTCATCTGCTGCGCAACTCGCTGATCCCGGTCGTCACCTTCATCGGCACGGACGTGGGATTCCTGATGGGCGGCGCGATCGTCACCGAGCGGATCTTCAACATCCACGGCGTCGGCTACCAGCTCTACCAGGGCATCCTGCGCCAGAACACCCAGACGGTGGTCGGCTTCGTGACGGTGCTGGTGCTGATCTTCCTGCTGGCGAATCTGGTGGTCGACCTTCTGTACGCCGTACTCGACCCGAGGATCCGGTATGTCTGA
- a CDS encoding ABC transporter permease, translating to MSEAQHPDNVIAPTGQGGAMDLAMDEGRTLEPYPSAASGGRVPGGPEGTGPERKPRSLWSDAWHDLCRNPVFIVSGLVIVFLVFIAIWPSAITSGSPLDCDLSKAQEGPQPGHPFGFDGQGCDVYTRTVYGARTSVTVGVCATLGVALLGSALGGLAGFFGGGSDAVLSRITDVFFGIPVVLGGLVFLSVVTNSTVWPVIGFMVLLGWPQVARIARGSVITAKQNDYVQAARALGASNSRLLLRHIAPNAVAPVIVVATIALGTYIALEATLSYLGVGLKPPTVSWGIDISAASAYIRNAPHMLLWPAGALAVTVLAFIMLGDAVRDALDPKLR from the coding sequence ATGTCTGAGGCTCAGCACCCCGACAACGTCATCGCACCGACGGGACAGGGAGGCGCGATGGATCTCGCGATGGACGAGGGCCGGACCCTGGAACCGTATCCATCAGCCGCCTCCGGCGGACGGGTTCCGGGCGGACCCGAGGGCACCGGGCCCGAGCGGAAGCCGCGCAGCCTGTGGTCGGACGCCTGGCACGACCTGTGCCGCAATCCGGTCTTCATCGTCTCCGGACTGGTGATCGTCTTTCTGGTGTTCATCGCGATCTGGCCCTCGGCGATCACCAGTGGCAGCCCGCTCGACTGCGATCTGTCCAAGGCCCAGGAGGGCCCCCAGCCCGGCCATCCCTTCGGTTTCGACGGCCAGGGCTGCGATGTCTACACCCGTACCGTCTACGGAGCGCGGACCTCGGTGACCGTGGGTGTGTGCGCCACCCTCGGGGTCGCGCTGCTCGGCTCCGCGCTCGGCGGACTCGCCGGATTCTTCGGCGGGGGGTCGGACGCCGTCCTGTCCCGGATCACCGACGTCTTCTTCGGCATCCCGGTGGTCCTCGGCGGTCTGGTCTTCCTGTCCGTGGTGACCAACTCAACCGTCTGGCCGGTGATCGGCTTCATGGTGCTGCTGGGCTGGCCGCAGGTCGCCCGGATCGCCCGCGGCTCGGTCATCACCGCAAAACAGAACGACTACGTCCAGGCGGCGCGGGCGCTCGGCGCCTCCAACTCCCGGTTGCTGCTACGGCACATCGCACCCAACGCCGTCGCCCCGGTGATCGTCGTGGCGACCATCGCGCTCGGTACGTACATCGCGCTGGAGGCCACGCTCTCGTACCTCGGTGTGGGCCTGAAACCGCCCACCGTCTCCTGGGGCATCGACATCTCCGCAGCCTCCGCGTACATCCGCAACGCCCCGCACATGCTGCTCTGGCCGGCCGGAGCGCTGGCGGTCACGGTGCTGGCGTTCATCATGCTCGGCGACGCGGTGCGCGACGCCCTCGACCCCAAGCTGCGCTGA
- a CDS encoding ABC transporter ATP-binding protein — MLLEVRDLHVEFRTRDGIAKAVNGVSYSVDEGETLAVLGESGSGKSVTAQAVMGILDMPPGRITGGQVLFKGRDLLLMKEEERRKIRGAGMAMIFQDALSALNPVLSVGDQLGEMFVVHRGMSRKDARAKAIELMDRVRIPAAKERVGQYPHQFSGGMRQRIMIAMALALEPALIIADEPTTALDVTVQAQVMDLLAELRRELGMGLILITHDLGVVADVADRIVVMYAGRVVETAPVHEIYKAPAHPYTKGLLESIPRLDRKGQELYAIKGLPPNLMNIPPGCAFHPRCPLAQDVCRTDVPPLFEVAEGRESACFFWRECLHG; from the coding sequence ATGCTGCTCGAAGTGCGCGATCTGCACGTCGAATTCCGTACCAGGGACGGAATCGCCAAGGCGGTCAACGGGGTCAGCTACTCGGTGGACGAGGGCGAGACCCTGGCGGTGCTCGGGGAGTCGGGCTCCGGCAAGTCCGTCACCGCGCAGGCGGTCATGGGCATCCTCGACATGCCGCCCGGCCGGATCACCGGCGGCCAGGTCCTCTTCAAGGGCCGTGATCTGCTGCTGATGAAGGAGGAGGAGCGGCGGAAGATCCGCGGCGCCGGAATGGCGATGATCTTTCAGGACGCGCTGTCGGCGCTCAATCCCGTGCTGTCGGTCGGCGACCAGCTCGGCGAGATGTTCGTGGTGCACCGGGGCATGTCCAGGAAGGACGCCAGGGCCAAAGCGATCGAACTGATGGACAGGGTGCGGATCCCGGCGGCGAAGGAGCGTGTCGGGCAGTATCCGCACCAGTTCTCCGGCGGTATGCGTCAGCGCATCATGATCGCCATGGCGCTGGCCCTGGAACCCGCGCTGATCATCGCCGACGAGCCGACGACCGCCCTGGACGTGACCGTCCAGGCACAGGTCATGGACCTGCTGGCGGAGCTCCGGCGGGAGCTCGGCATGGGGCTGATCCTGATCACCCACGACCTGGGTGTGGTCGCCGATGTCGCCGACAGGATCGTCGTGATGTACGCGGGACGGGTCGTGGAGACCGCCCCGGTCCATGAGATCTACAAGGCGCCCGCCCATCCGTACACCAAGGGCCTGCTCGAATCGATCCCGCGGCTGGACCGGAAGGGCCAGGAGCTGTACGCGATCAAGGGCCTGCCGCCGAACCTGATGAACATCCCGCCCGGTTGTGCCTTCCACCCCCGCTGCCCGCTGGCCCAGGACGTGTGCCGGACCGACGTACCGCCGCTCTTCGAGGTGGCCGAGGGACGCGAGAGCGCCTGCTTCTTCTGGCGGGAGTGCCTCCATGGCTGA
- a CDS encoding dipeptide ABC transporter ATP-binding protein, which yields MAEPILQVRGLVKHYPLTRGILFKKQVGAVKAVDGVDLDLAAGETLGIVGESGCGKSTLARLLVSLEKPTSGRITYRGEDLTQLSAKALKAVRRNIQMVFQDPYTSLNPRMTVGDIIGEPYEIHPEVAPKGDRRRRVQELLDVVGLDPDYINRYPHQFSGGQRQRIGIARGLALRPEIIVADEPVSALDVSIQAQVVNLMEKLQDEFKLSYVFIAHDLSIVRHIADRVGVMYLGRVVETGTETEIYDHPTHPYTQALLSAVPVPDPAARERRGGPPGEARGRIMLAGDVPSPANPPSGCRFRTRCWKAQPRCELEVPPLDVPAEFQLAEGPAHHPSACHFAEEKQVVPGESEPPPSSGEPSQGGHSGGGPNMRQFL from the coding sequence ATGGCTGAGCCGATCCTGCAGGTCCGCGGCCTGGTCAAGCACTATCCGCTCACCCGGGGCATCCTTTTCAAGAAACAGGTCGGCGCGGTCAAGGCGGTCGACGGGGTCGACCTCGACCTGGCGGCCGGGGAGACGCTGGGCATCGTGGGCGAGTCCGGCTGCGGCAAGTCCACGCTCGCCCGACTGCTGGTGAGCCTGGAGAAGCCCACCTCCGGCCGTATCACCTACAGGGGCGAGGACCTCACCCAACTGTCCGCCAAGGCCCTGAAGGCGGTGCGCAGGAACATCCAGATGGTGTTCCAGGACCCGTACACCTCGCTCAACCCCCGGATGACGGTCGGCGACATCATCGGCGAGCCGTACGAGATCCATCCCGAGGTGGCGCCGAAGGGCGACCGGCGCCGCAGGGTGCAGGAGCTGCTGGACGTCGTCGGCCTCGACCCGGATTACATCAACCGCTATCCGCACCAGTTCTCCGGCGGTCAGCGCCAGCGCATCGGCATCGCGCGCGGCCTGGCGCTCCGGCCCGAGATCATCGTGGCCGACGAGCCGGTGTCCGCCCTGGACGTCTCCATCCAGGCACAGGTCGTCAACCTGATGGAGAAGCTCCAGGACGAGTTCAAGCTGAGCTATGTGTTCATCGCCCACGACCTGTCGATCGTGCGGCACATTGCCGACCGGGTGGGCGTGATGTACCTGGGGCGGGTGGTGGAGACCGGCACCGAGACCGAGATCTACGACCATCCCACGCACCCGTACACCCAGGCGCTGCTGTCGGCGGTGCCGGTGCCCGACCCCGCGGCGCGGGAACGCCGTGGGGGTCCCCCCGGCGAAGCCAGGGGGAGGATCATGCTCGCCGGTGACGTCCCGTCGCCGGCGAACCCGCCGTCCGGCTGCCGCTTCCGTACGCGCTGCTGGAAGGCGCAGCCGCGGTGCGAGCTGGAGGTGCCGCCGCTGGACGTCCCGGCCGAGTTCCAGCTCGCGGAGGGGCCCGCGCACCATCCGTCCGCCTGCCATTTCGCCGAGGAGAAGCAGGTGGTGCCGGGGGAGAGCGAGCCGCCACCGAGCTCCGGGGAGCCGTCCCAGGGGGGACATTCGGGCGGCGGGCCGAATATGCGTCAGTTTCTTTGA
- a CDS encoding S9 family peptidase, with protein MTSEHLPFPRQSARTQRFTLGAPRSFAVSPDGARVAFLRSSSGTDRANRLWVLHLDEGGQGAVERMAADPAALLGGREEKLSAEERARRERSREGSAGIVSYAVDRAVELAAFSLSGRLFAVELRAGTTRELNVPGPVLDPRPSPDGRHVAYVTRGALRVVGSEGADDRALAEPEDEHTAYGVAEFIAAEEMSRSRGYWWSPDSDRLLVARTDDREIGQWWIADPANPENEPQRQAYPAAGGANADVRLYFMGLDGEHTEVVWDRERYPYLARVHWSQGGAPLLLVQARDQRTQLHLAVDTVTGTTRMVHVDEDPAWLELFAGVPAWAPHGRLVRIADEGGARVLTVGDRALTGPQLHVRAVLDIGDDDVLISASAGDGAEAPEVGEIHVYRVDELGVERISDGVGVHSAVRGGALTVLASTSPERSGTAVRVLRDGKAVAAIANHAETPVLTARVRFTEAGARRIPCAVLLPTGHREEDALLPVLLDPYGGPHGQRVLASQNAHLTSQWFADQGFAVVVADGRGTPGRSPAWEKAIRDDFPLTLDDQIEALHGLAEQGLPLDLGRVAIRGWSYGGYLSALAVLRRPDVFHAAVAGAPVTDMRLYDTHYTERYLGDPHEAPEVYAANSLVTDEGLSRPAEQTRPLMIIHGLADDNVVMAHTLRLSSALLAAGRPHEVLPLSGVTHMTPQEQVAENLLLLQVDFLKRSLGMEG; from the coding sequence ATGACCTCGGAACACCTTCCCTTCCCGCGCCAGTCCGCCAGGACCCAGCGTTTCACCCTGGGTGCGCCACGTTCGTTCGCCGTCTCACCGGACGGGGCGAGGGTGGCCTTTCTCCGTTCCTCCTCCGGCACGGACCGTGCCAACCGGCTGTGGGTGCTCCACCTCGACGAGGGCGGGCAGGGCGCCGTGGAGCGCATGGCCGCCGATCCGGCAGCCCTGCTGGGAGGCAGAGAGGAGAAGCTGTCCGCCGAGGAGCGCGCCCGGCGGGAGCGCAGCCGCGAGGGCTCGGCCGGGATCGTCTCGTACGCGGTGGACCGAGCGGTCGAGCTGGCGGCGTTCTCGCTGTCGGGGAGGCTGTTCGCAGTGGAGCTGCGCGCCGGTACCACCCGCGAACTGAACGTTCCCGGACCGGTGCTGGACCCCCGGCCGTCGCCGGACGGGCGGCATGTGGCATATGTGACCCGGGGTGCGCTGCGGGTCGTGGGCTCGGAGGGCGCGGACGACCGGGCGCTCGCGGAGCCGGAGGACGAGCACACGGCGTACGGGGTTGCCGAGTTCATCGCGGCCGAGGAGATGAGCCGCTCGCGCGGCTACTGGTGGTCGCCGGATTCGGACCGGCTGCTGGTGGCACGTACGGACGACCGTGAGATCGGCCAGTGGTGGATCGCCGATCCGGCCAACCCCGAGAACGAGCCACAGCGGCAGGCCTATCCGGCGGCGGGCGGCGCCAACGCGGACGTCCGGCTGTACTTCATGGGTCTCGACGGGGAGCACACCGAGGTCGTCTGGGACCGTGAGCGGTATCCGTATCTGGCCCGTGTGCACTGGTCGCAAGGAGGTGCTCCACTGCTGCTGGTGCAGGCCAGGGACCAGCGCACCCAGCTGCACCTCGCGGTGGACACCGTCACCGGTACGACCCGTATGGTGCACGTGGACGAGGACCCGGCGTGGCTGGAACTGTTCGCCGGAGTGCCCGCCTGGGCCCCGCACGGGCGACTGGTACGGATCGCCGACGAGGGCGGCGCACGCGTCCTCACGGTCGGGGACCGGGCGCTGACCGGACCGCAGCTGCACGTGCGGGCGGTGCTCGACATCGGGGACGACGACGTACTGATCTCTGCGTCGGCCGGCGACGGGGCGGAGGCGCCGGAGGTCGGCGAGATCCATGTCTACCGGGTCGACGAACTGGGCGTGGAGCGGATCTCGGACGGCGTCGGGGTCCACTCCGCGGTACGCGGCGGCGCACTGACCGTGCTGGCGTCGACGTCCCCGGAGCGCAGCGGCACGGCCGTCCGGGTCCTGCGGGACGGCAAGGCAGTGGCGGCGATCGCCAACCATGCGGAGACGCCGGTGCTGACGGCCCGGGTGCGGTTCACCGAGGCCGGCGCGCGGCGGATCCCGTGCGCCGTGCTGCTGCCGACCGGCCACCGCGAGGAGGACGCTCTGCTTCCGGTTCTGCTGGATCCGTACGGAGGCCCGCACGGCCAGCGGGTGCTCGCCTCGCAGAACGCGCATCTCACCTCGCAGTGGTTCGCCGACCAGGGGTTCGCGGTGGTCGTCGCCGACGGGCGCGGCACCCCGGGCCGCTCCCCCGCCTGGGAGAAGGCGATCAGGGACGACTTCCCGCTGACCCTCGACGACCAGATCGAGGCGCTGCACGGACTGGCCGAGCAGGGCCTTCCGCTGGACCTGGGCCGGGTGGCGATCCGCGGCTGGTCGTACGGCGGCTATCTGTCGGCCCTCGCGGTGCTGCGCCGCCCCGATGTCTTCCACGCGGCGGTCGCCGGAGCCCCGGTCACCGACATGCGGCTGTACGACACCCACTACACCGAGCGCTATCTCGGCGACCCGCACGAGGCGCCCGAGGTGTACGCGGCCAACTCGCTGGTGACCGACGAGGGACTGTCGCGGCCGGCCGAGCAGACCCGGCCGCTGATGATCATCCACGGTCTCGCGGACGACAATGTGGTGATGGCCCACACCCTGCGGCTCTCGTCCGCGCTGCTGGCCGCGGGACGCCCGCACGAGGTGCTGCCGCTGTCCGGGGTGACGCACATGACACCGCAGGAACAGGTGGCCGAAAACCTGCTGCTGCTCCAGGTGGACTTCCTCAAGCGGTCGCTGGGGATGGAGGGATAG
- the mshB gene encoding N-acetyl-1-D-myo-inositol-2-amino-2-deoxy-alpha-D-glucopyranoside deacetylase translates to MKDLPARRLLLVHAHPDDESINNGATMAKYAAEGAQVTLVTCTLGEEGEVIPPELVHLTADKEDRLGAHRIEELAAAMRELGVTDHRFLGGAGRYRDSGMMGAPQNHRENAFWNADVDEAAAHLVEVIRSVRPQVVITYDPQGSYGHPDHIQAHRVALRAAELAAEPAFRRDLGDPYAVPKIYWNRVPRSAVEEGFARLRASGADFPGIADVSDVPGVVDDVTVTTEVDATAYAAAKAAAMRAHATQIVVKGPFFTLSNQLGQPIFTTEYYELAHGESGAAAGEREHGLFAGVAS, encoded by the coding sequence ATGAAGGATCTTCCCGCCCGTCGGCTGCTCCTGGTGCACGCGCACCCGGACGACGAGTCGATCAACAACGGCGCCACCATGGCCAAGTACGCGGCCGAGGGCGCCCAGGTCACCCTGGTGACGTGCACCCTCGGTGAAGAGGGCGAGGTGATCCCGCCCGAGCTGGTCCACCTGACCGCCGACAAGGAGGACCGCCTCGGTGCCCACCGCATCGAGGAGCTGGCAGCAGCGATGCGGGAGCTCGGAGTCACCGATCACCGCTTCCTCGGCGGCGCCGGCCGGTACCGCGACTCGGGAATGATGGGCGCTCCGCAGAACCATCGCGAGAACGCCTTCTGGAACGCGGATGTGGACGAGGCCGCGGCACACCTTGTCGAGGTGATCCGTTCCGTACGCCCCCAGGTCGTGATCACGTACGACCCGCAGGGCAGCTACGGGCACCCCGATCACATCCAGGCGCACCGCGTCGCCCTGCGCGCCGCCGAGCTGGCCGCGGAGCCCGCCTTCCGCCGTGACCTCGGCGATCCGTACGCCGTCCCCAAGATCTACTGGAACCGCGTGCCGCGCTCGGCCGTCGAGGAGGGCTTCGCCCGGCTGCGCGCCTCGGGGGCGGACTTCCCCGGCATCGCGGATGTATCGGACGTTCCGGGCGTCGTCGACGATGTGACGGTCACCACGGAGGTCGACGCCACCGCGTACGCCGCCGCGAAGGCGGCCGCGATGCGCGCGCACGCCACGCAGATCGTGGTGAAAGGCCCCTTCTTCACACTCTCCAACCAGCTCGGTCAGCCGATCTTCACAACCGAGTACTACGAACTGGCGCACGGCGAATCCGGCGCCGCGGCCGGCGAGCGAGAGCACGGCCTCTTCGCCGGAGTGGCATCATGA
- a CDS encoding DUF6113 family protein produces MSAARAAAYMVFGVLGVLVGAAGALVQAAWFPGGLVLALLGAGALFHAGTQLTGTRIGAAAPAAGWLIAVMLLTSSRPEGDFVFGAGIGSYVYLLGGMVVAVICATMPQVPQPGEDSARLGK; encoded by the coding sequence ATGAGCGCGGCCCGCGCGGCCGCGTACATGGTCTTCGGTGTGCTCGGCGTGCTGGTCGGCGCCGCGGGCGCACTCGTCCAAGCAGCCTGGTTCCCGGGCGGATTGGTGCTGGCCCTGCTCGGCGCGGGCGCCCTCTTCCACGCCGGTACGCAGCTCACCGGCACCCGGATCGGGGCGGCCGCCCCGGCCGCCGGCTGGCTCATCGCCGTCATGCTGCTGACCTCCTCCCGGCCGGAGGGCGACTTCGTCTTCGGCGCCGGAATCGGGTCGTATGTCTATCTGCTGGGCGGGATGGTCGTGGCCGTGATCTGTGCCACGATGCCGCAGGTGCCGCAACCGGGCGAGGATTCCGCCCGACTTGGCAAGTGA
- the ltrA gene encoding group II intron reverse transcriptase/maturase, with protein MEDVHRERESSLWERMLSRENLLAALNRVEVNRGAPGVDGMTTAELRPWIAVHWPEVRAELDAGIYRPAPVRQVIIPKPGGGERMLGVPRVLDRLIQQAIAQVLVPIFDPQFSGSSFGFRPGRSAHQAVRVARRAIEDGYRWVVDLDLDRFFDRVQHDVLMARVARKVADRRVLRLVRRYLEAGIMVDGIKMPSEEGTPQGSPLSPVLSNIMLDDLDRELFRRGHRFVRYADDVRVFVRSERAARRVLASVTAVVEQRLKLMVNREKSKVGHARSAVLLGFGFYFTRAGVRIRVDPKAVKRLKDRLRELTSRRWSIAMDERIAKINRFTTGWMGYFQLADTPKVFRELDEWFRRRMRQIRWKEWKLPKARFRNLRELGIAEWKAREWAGSGKGYWRIAGSAVLQRAMPNSHWDDLGLRMLKPTWQRLRSA; from the coding sequence ATGGAGGACGTTCACCGGGAGCGGGAGTCCTCGCTGTGGGAGCGGATGCTCTCCAGGGAGAACCTGCTCGCGGCGCTCAACCGCGTCGAAGTGAACCGGGGTGCACCCGGAGTGGATGGCATGACTACGGCTGAGTTGCGGCCGTGGATCGCAGTGCACTGGCCTGAAGTGAGGGCCGAACTCGACGCGGGCATCTACCGGCCGGCGCCGGTCCGTCAGGTGATCATCCCGAAGCCTGGTGGCGGCGAGCGGATGCTGGGGGTGCCGCGGGTGCTGGACCGCTTGATCCAGCAGGCCATCGCGCAAGTACTCGTGCCCATCTTCGACCCGCAGTTCTCGGGGTCGTCCTTCGGATTCCGTCCCGGCCGGTCCGCCCATCAGGCGGTCCGGGTCGCGCGGCGGGCGATCGAGGACGGCTACCGGTGGGTCGTGGACCTTGATCTGGACCGGTTCTTCGACCGGGTCCAGCATGACGTCCTGATGGCGCGGGTCGCGCGCAAGGTCGCTGACCGCAGGGTCTTGAGACTGGTCCGCAGGTATTTGGAAGCCGGGATCATGGTGGACGGCATCAAGATGCCGAGCGAAGAGGGGACCCCGCAGGGGTCCCCGCTGTCGCCGGTGCTGTCGAACATCATGCTCGACGACCTGGACCGGGAACTGTTCAGGCGCGGTCACCGGTTCGTGCGCTACGCCGACGACGTGCGCGTCTTCGTGCGGAGCGAACGAGCCGCCAGAAGGGTGCTCGCCTCGGTCACGGCCGTGGTCGAGCAGCGGCTGAAACTGATGGTCAACCGGGAGAAGTCGAAGGTGGGCCACGCCCGCTCGGCGGTGCTGCTGGGGTTCGGCTTCTACTTCACCCGGGCCGGGGTCAGGATCCGGGTCGATCCGAAGGCGGTCAAGCGCCTGAAGGACCGGCTGCGGGAGTTGACCTCGCGCCGGTGGAGCATCGCGATGGATGAACGCATCGCGAAGATCAACCGCTTCACCACCGGATGGATGGGCTACTTCCAGCTAGCGGACACCCCGAAGGTGTTCAGGGAGCTGGACGAGTGGTTCCGCCGCAGGATGCGGCAGATCCGCTGGAAGGAATGGAAGCTCCCCAAGGCCCGGTTCAGGAACCTCCGCGAGCTCGGCATCGCCGAGTGGAAGGCCCGCGAATGGGCGGGCAGCGGCAAGGGTTACTGGCGGATCGCGGGATCGGCTGTCCTTCAGCGGGCGATGCCCAACTCTCACTGGGACGACCTCGGCCTGCGCATGCTCAAGCCGACCTGGCAACGGTTGAGATCAGCTTGA